One region of Rhodophyticola sp. CCM32 genomic DNA includes:
- the nuoN gene encoding NADH-quinone oxidoreductase subunit NuoN, giving the protein MIGTDLSILIPEIVLAIYAMAGLLAAVYTRKDGLASMLTYVTALLFVAMAFYIGVSGGSGTRIAFDGMFIADGFARFAKCAILLAAAAVLLISHDYMAKSDLLRFEFPILVTLAVIGMMVMVSAGDLMALYMGLELQSLSLYVIAALRRDSVRSTEAGLKYFILGALSSGLLLYGASLIYGFAGTTLFSGIIETAMDGELPIGLLIGLVFLITGLAFKISAVPFHMWAPDVYEGSPTAVTALFATAPKVAAMALFARVMHDAFGNAVADWQQVLAALAVLSMFLGAIAAIGQTDIKRLMAYSSISHMGFALMGLAAGTEQGVTAMLVYMAIYVTMNVGSFAFILTMEKDGHPVTDISALKNFSAKEPLKALALLLLMFSLAGVPPLLGFFGKYAVLLAAVDAGLIWLAVAGVIASVIGAFYYLRIVYFMYFGEEVDGLDGKMGPLPWAGLMVSAAIMLLGVINLFGIDGLAEAAAATLVR; this is encoded by the coding sequence ATGATCGGTACGGATCTGTCCATTCTGATCCCCGAGATCGTTCTGGCCATCTATGCGATGGCCGGGCTTCTGGCAGCGGTCTATACCCGCAAGGACGGGCTGGCCTCGATGCTGACCTATGTCACGGCGCTGCTGTTCGTGGCCATGGCCTTCTATATCGGGGTCAGCGGCGGGTCCGGCACGCGCATCGCCTTTGACGGTATGTTCATTGCGGACGGCTTTGCGCGGTTTGCCAAATGCGCCATCCTTCTGGCCGCCGCCGCGGTCTTGCTGATCAGTCATGATTACATGGCGAAGTCCGATCTGCTTCGGTTCGAGTTTCCAATTCTGGTCACACTTGCGGTCATCGGCATGATGGTCATGGTCTCGGCAGGCGATCTGATGGCCCTTTATATGGGGTTGGAGCTGCAATCCCTGTCGCTTTACGTGATCGCAGCCCTGCGTCGTGACAGTGTGCGGTCGACCGAGGCGGGGCTGAAATATTTCATTCTTGGCGCCTTGTCTTCCGGCCTGCTGCTTTATGGGGCATCGCTGATCTATGGTTTTGCAGGCACCACGCTGTTTTCCGGTATTATCGAGACGGCCATGGATGGCGAATTGCCGATCGGCCTGCTGATCGGTCTTGTGTTCCTGATCACCGGGCTTGCGTTCAAGATTTCCGCCGTGCCGTTCCATATGTGGGCGCCGGATGTCTATGAAGGCTCCCCCACGGCGGTGACGGCGCTGTTTGCGACCGCGCCCAAGGTCGCGGCGATGGCGCTGTTCGCGCGGGTGATGCATGACGCCTTTGGCAATGCGGTGGCCGACTGGCAGCAGGTTCTGGCGGCACTGGCGGTTCTGTCGATGTTCCTGGGCGCCATCGCGGCCATCGGCCAGACCGATATCAAACGCCTGATGGCCTATTCCTCGATCTCGCATATGGGGTTTGCGCTGATGGGTCTAGCGGCGGGCACCGAACAGGGCGTGACCGCCATGCTGGTCTATATGGCGATCTATGTGACGATGAATGTCGGCAGCTTCGCCTTCATCCTGACGATGGAGAAAGACGGCCACCCGGTCACTGATATCTCGGCGCTCAAGAATTTCTCGGCGAAAGAGCCGCTGAAGGCGCTGGCGCTGCTGCTGCTGATGTTCAGCCTTGCGGGTGTGCCGCCGCTTCTGGGCTTTTTCGGGAAATACGCCGTGCTTCTGGCGGCGGTGGATGCGGGGCTGATCTGGCTGGCGGTGGCCGGTGTGATCGCCTCGGTGATCGGGGCGTTCTATTACCTGCGCATCGTCTATTTCATGTATTTCGGGGAAGAGGTTGACGGGCTGGATGGCAAAATGGGGCCGCTGCCCTGGGCCGGTCTGATGGTGTCAGCGGCGATCATGCTGCTTGGGGTGATCAACCTGTTCGGCATTGATGGTCTGGCCGAAGCCGCTGCTGCAACACTTGTCCGTTAA
- a CDS encoding NADH-quinone oxidoreductase subunit M → MDFNSLLSVVTFIPLVAALIMALFLRGDDDAAQSNAKWLALLATGATFLLSLSILWEFDAGETGFQLVEEHDWLFGLTYKLGVDGISVLFVMLTTFLMPLVIAACWDVTHRVKEYMIALLILETLMIGVFVALDLVLFYLFFEAGLIPMFLIIGIWGGKNRIYASFKFFLYTFLGSVLMLVAMIAMYVDAGTTDIATLLTHQFSAGPITLLGWQIAGGMQMLLWLAFFASFAVKMPMWPVHTWLPDAHVQAPTAGSVVLAAILLKMGGYGFLRFSLPMFPVASDIMAPFVMWLSVIAIIYTSLVAMVQEDMKKLIAYSSVAHMGFVTMGIFAANQQGVDGAIFQMISHGFVSGALFLCVGVIYDRMHTREITAYGGLVTRMPAYAAVFMLFTMANVGLPGTSGFVGEFLTLIGVFQVNTWIGVLAATGVILSAGYALWLYRRVVFGDLIKESLKSITDMTGRERAIFAPLIVMTLLLGVYPSLVTDIIGPSVEMLLTNYDFALVHHVPDAQVASH, encoded by the coding sequence ATGGATTTCAATTCCCTTCTTTCCGTTGTGACCTTCATCCCCCTGGTGGCGGCGCTGATCATGGCGTTGTTCCTGCGCGGGGATGATGACGCGGCGCAATCAAATGCCAAATGGCTGGCCCTTCTGGCCACTGGTGCGACCTTTTTGCTGTCTTTGTCCATCCTCTGGGAATTCGACGCCGGTGAGACCGGGTTTCAACTGGTCGAGGAACATGACTGGCTGTTCGGCCTGACCTATAAGCTGGGCGTGGACGGGATCAGCGTGTTGTTCGTGATGCTGACAACCTTCCTGATGCCGCTTGTCATCGCCGCCTGCTGGGATGTGACGCACCGGGTCAAGGAATACATGATCGCGCTGCTGATCCTGGAAACGCTGATGATCGGTGTTTTCGTGGCGCTGGATCTGGTGCTGTTCTATCTGTTCTTCGAGGCGGGGCTGATCCCGATGTTCCTGATCATCGGTATCTGGGGTGGCAAGAACCGGATCTATGCGAGCTTCAAGTTCTTTCTCTATACCTTCCTCGGCTCGGTTCTGATGCTGGTCGCGATGATCGCGATGTATGTGGATGCGGGCACCACGGATATCGCGACCCTGCTGACCCATCAGTTCAGTGCCGGGCCGATCACCCTGCTTGGCTGGCAGATTGCAGGCGGCATGCAGATGCTGCTCTGGCTGGCCTTCTTCGCCTCATTCGCGGTGAAGATGCCGATGTGGCCGGTCCATACCTGGCTGCCCGATGCCCATGTGCAGGCGCCCACGGCGGGGTCTGTCGTGCTGGCGGCGATCCTGCTGAAAATGGGTGGCTACGGGTTTCTGCGCTTCTCGCTGCCGATGTTCCCGGTGGCGTCCGACATCATGGCGCCGTTTGTCATGTGGCTGTCGGTCATTGCCATCATCTACACCTCGCTGGTGGCGATGGTGCAGGAGGATATGAAAAAGCTGATCGCCTATTCCTCGGTCGCCCATATGGGCTTTGTCACCATGGGCATCTTCGCGGCCAATCAACAGGGTGTCGACGGGGCGATTTTCCAGATGATCAGCCACGGCTTTGTCTCGGGCGCGCTGTTTCTGTGCGTGGGTGTGATCTATGACCGGATGCACACCCGGGAGATCACCGCCTATGGCGGGCTGGTCACCCGGATGCCGGCCTATGCGGCGGTCTTCATGCTGTTCACCATGGCCAATGTGGGCCTGCCCGGCACCTCGGGTTTTGTCGGCGAATTCCTGACGCTGATCGGCGTCTTTCAGGTCAACACCTGGATCGGGGTTCTGGCCGCAACCGGTGTGATCCTGTCGGCGGGCTATGCGCTCTGGCTTTACCGCCGGGTGGTGTTCGGCGATCTGATCAAGGAGAGCCTGAAATCCATCACCGATATGACAGGTCGCGAGCGCGCGATTTTTGCGCCCCTGATCGTCATGACCCTTCTGTTGGGCGTCTATCCCAGCCTTGTGACCGATATCATCGGCCCCTCGGTCGAGATGCTTTTGACCAATTACGATTTTGCGCTGGTACATCACGTGCCCGATGCGCAAGTCGCCAGCCATTGA
- a CDS encoding NADH-quinone oxidoreductase subunit J — MADFTFYVFAITVVTAALFVVVSRNPVHSVLWLILCFLSSAGLFVLLGAEFVAMLLIIVYVGAVAVLFLFVVMMLDVDFAELKAEMAKYVPLAGLIGVVLLMQLTMAFGTWQFSDGIDARLGNPIPPMDEVHNARALGLLLYDKYFLLFQLAGLILLVAMIGAIVLTLRHRQDIKRQNVIAQMMRDPAKAMELKDVKPGQGL; from the coding sequence ATTGCCGATTTCACCTTCTATGTCTTTGCGATCACGGTTGTGACGGCCGCGCTTTTCGTCGTGGTGTCACGCAATCCGGTGCATTCGGTCTTGTGGCTGATCCTGTGCTTTTTGTCCTCGGCCGGTCTGTTCGTGCTGTTGGGGGCCGAATTTGTCGCGATGCTGCTGATCATCGTCTATGTGGGCGCGGTGGCGGTGTTGTTCCTGTTCGTGGTGATGATGCTGGATGTGGATTTCGCCGAGTTGAAGGCGGAAATGGCAAAATATGTGCCGCTTGCCGGGCTGATCGGTGTTGTGCTGCTGATGCAGCTTACGATGGCTTTTGGCACCTGGCAGTTTTCTGACGGGATCGACGCGCGGCTGGGCAATCCGATCCCGCCGATGGACGAGGTTCATAACGCCCGGGCTTTGGGGCTTCTGCTCTATGACAAGTATTTCCTGCTGTTCCAGCTGGCCGGTCTGATCCTGCTGGTGGCGATGATCGGGGCGATTGTGCTGACACTGCGCCACCGTCAGGACATCAAGCGCCAGAACGTGATCGCCCAGATGATGCGCGACCCGGCCAAGGCGATGGAACTCAAAGACGTGAAACCGGGGCAGGGGTTGTAA
- the nuoL gene encoding NADH-quinone oxidoreductase subunit L — METILLFAPLVGALICGFSWRLIGEQGACITATVFLFASCLLSWIVFLGFDGETVIHPLFAWIESGSLAVDWAIRIDRLTAIMLIVITTVSALVHLYSFGYMAHDDHFKEGESYRPRFFAYLSFFTFTMLMLVTADNLLQLFFGWEGVGVASYLLIGFYYRKPSAGAAAMKAFIVNRVGDFGFLLGIFALFWMADSISFDVILSKGPELAETTFGFLGYEVNAANTIGMLLFIGAMGKSAQLFLHTWLPDAMEGPTPVSALIHAATMVTAGVFLVCRMSPILEYAPFATNFIIILGAATAFFAATIGLVQNDIKRVIAYSTCSQLGYMFVAAGVGVYSVAMFHLLTHAFFKAMLFLGAGSVIHAMHHEQDMRNYGGLRKKIPYTFAAMLVGTLAITGVGIPLTHIGFAGFFSKDAVIESAFAFGDGLGAYAFWMLVIAAAFTSFYSWRLIFMTFFGTARGDKHTHDHAHESPWTMLAPLGVLALGATFSGFVWYNSFFGHTDHVAEFFGVSYAEAGHHGEEDAHGAAQDSHGAEDSHADASSEAPHDGEADAHAAEAAHGEDSGHGEEGEHHYVFTGAPGEGAIHMAPDNTVMNMAHEVPKWVKLSPFIAMIAGLVVAIQFYLVAPGLPGRWAEVMRPLYLFLLNKWYFDEIYDAVFVRPARWLGRFLWKRGDGDVIDGGINGLAMGIIPFFTRLAGRAQSGYIFHYAFAMVLGIVILITWASLSVGG; from the coding sequence ATGGAAACGATCCTTTTATTCGCGCCACTGGTCGGGGCCCTGATCTGCGGGTTTTCCTGGCGCCTGATCGGAGAGCAGGGGGCCTGCATCACCGCGACCGTTTTTTTGTTCGCATCCTGCCTGCTAAGCTGGATCGTGTTTCTGGGCTTTGACGGGGAAACCGTCATTCACCCGCTTTTTGCCTGGATCGAAAGCGGCTCACTGGCCGTCGACTGGGCCATTCGCATCGACCGTCTGACCGCGATCATGCTGATCGTGATCACCACGGTGTCGGCCCTGGTCCATCTCTACAGCTTTGGCTACATGGCCCATGACGATCATTTCAAAGAGGGGGAAAGCTATCGCCCCCGGTTCTTTGCCTATCTGTCCTTCTTCACCTTCACGATGCTGATGCTGGTGACCGCTGACAACCTGCTTCAGCTGTTCTTCGGCTGGGAAGGGGTGGGTGTCGCCTCCTATCTTTTGATCGGATTCTATTATCGCAAACCCTCTGCCGGGGCGGCGGCGATGAAAGCGTTTATCGTCAACCGGGTCGGGGATTTCGGCTTCCTGCTGGGTATTTTCGCGCTGTTCTGGATGGCCGACAGCATCAGTTTCGATGTGATCCTGTCCAAGGGGCCGGAACTGGCGGAAACCACATTCGGGTTTCTGGGCTATGAGGTGAACGCGGCCAACACGATTGGCATGCTGCTGTTTATCGGCGCGATGGGGAAATCGGCGCAACTGTTCCTGCACACCTGGCTGCCCGACGCGATGGAGGGCCCGACACCGGTTTCCGCCCTGATCCACGCGGCCACCATGGTCACTGCGGGTGTGTTTCTGGTCTGCCGGATGTCGCCCATTCTGGAATACGCGCCGTTCGCGACGAATTTCATCATCATTCTGGGGGCCGCCACGGCGTTTTTCGCGGCCACAATCGGGCTTGTGCAGAATGATATCAAACGGGTGATCGCCTATTCGACCTGCTCGCAACTGGGCTATATGTTCGTGGCGGCGGGTGTCGGCGTCTATTCGGTGGCCATGTTCCACCTGCTGACCCATGCGTTTTTCAAGGCGATGCTGTTTCTGGGCGCAGGTTCGGTCATTCATGCGATGCATCATGAACAGGATATGCGGAACTACGGGGGGTTGCGGAAAAAGATTCCCTATACCTTTGCCGCCATGCTGGTGGGTACGCTGGCAATCACCGGTGTGGGCATTCCGCTGACCCATATCGGTTTTGCCGGGTTCTTCTCGAAAGATGCTGTGATCGAAAGCGCCTTTGCCTTTGGCGACGGGCTTGGCGCCTATGCGTTCTGGATGCTGGTGATCGCGGCGGCCTTCACCAGTTTCTATAGCTGGCGGCTGATCTTCATGACTTTCTTCGGCACGGCGCGGGGTGACAAACATACCCATGACCATGCCCATGAAAGCCCCTGGACCATGCTGGCCCCGCTTGGGGTGCTGGCCCTTGGGGCCACATTCTCGGGCTTTGTCTGGTATAACAGCTTTTTCGGCCATACCGATCATGTGGCGGAGTTCTTTGGTGTCTCTTACGCCGAGGCCGGGCATCACGGGGAAGAGGATGCGCATGGCGCGGCACAGGACAGCCATGGCGCGGAGGACAGCCATGCGGATGCGTCTTCTGAGGCCCCCCATGATGGGGAGGCTGATGCCCATGCCGCTGAGGCCGCCCATGGCGAAGATTCTGGCCATGGCGAAGAGGGGGAGCATCACTATGTCTTCACCGGCGCGCCGGGGGAAGGGGCGATCCATATGGCGCCCGATAACACCGTGATGAACATGGCCCATGAAGTGCCGAAATGGGTGAAACTTTCCCCCTTCATTGCGATGATTGCCGGGCTGGTTGTGGCGATTCAGTTCTATCTGGTGGCCCCGGGCCTTCCGGGCAGATGGGCCGAGGTCATGCGCCCGCTTTATCTGTTCCTGCTGAACAAATGGTATTTTGACGAAATCTATGACGCCGTCTTTGTCCGCCCTGCCCGGTGGCTGGGCCGGTTCCTGTGGAAACGCGGCGATGGCGATGTGATTGATGGCGGCATCAACGGGCTGGCGATGGGGATCATCCCCTTCTTTACCCGGCTCGCCGGGCGGGCCCAGTCAGGTTATATCTTCCATTATGCCTTTGCGATGGTCCTGGGGATCGTGATCCTGATCACCTGGGCCTCCCTGTCGGTCGGGGGTTAA
- the nuoK gene encoding NADH-quinone oxidoreductase subunit NuoK, with protein sequence MSIGLEHYLTVAAALFVIGIFGIFLNRKNVIIILMSIELVLLSVNINFIAFSSFLGDQTGQIFTLFVLTVAAAEAAIGLAILVCFFRNRGTIAVEDVNVMKG encoded by the coding sequence ATGAGTATCGGACTGGAACATTACCTGACAGTGGCCGCCGCGCTGTTCGTCATCGGCATTTTCGGGATTTTCCTGAACCGCAAGAACGTCATCATCATTCTGATGTCGATCGAACTGGTGCTGTTGTCGGTGAATATCAACTTCATCGCGTTTTCCAGCTTTCTGGGTGATCAGACCGGCCAGATCTTCACCCTGTTCGTGCTGACCGTTGCCGCCGCCGAGGCCGCCATCGGCTTGGCCATTCTGGTCTGTTTCTTCCGCAACCGCGGCACGATTGCGGTGGAAGATGTCAATGTGATGAAGGGCTAG
- a CDS encoding carboxymuconolactone decarboxylase family protein: protein MSDSPPNPFEAMFAQTQEMAQDWVKAMNPAMAHFTPQGFDKIWPTIPSEVLEAFWGKQFNPDGLDAKTRLLLTLQGLTIQGAVAEPQIRLTVRHAVEAGASKQEIAETIGHAAVFAGVPAMNKAMEWAKSAIDEAEE from the coding sequence ATGAGTGACAGCCCCCCAAACCCGTTCGAGGCGATGTTCGCCCAGACCCAGGAAATGGCCCAGGATTGGGTCAAGGCGATGAATCCGGCCATGGCGCATTTCACACCCCAGGGCTTTGACAAAATCTGGCCCACGATCCCCTCCGAGGTGCTGGAGGCGTTCTGGGGCAAGCAGTTCAACCCCGACGGGCTGGATGCGAAAACCCGGCTGCTGCTGACCTTGCAGGGCCTGACCATTCAGGGCGCCGTGGCCGAGCCGCAGATCCGCCTGACCGTGCGCCACGCGGTCGAGGCCGGGGCCAGCAAGCAGGAGATTGCCGAGACCATCGGTCACGCAGCGGTCTTTGCCGGTGTGCCCGCGATGAACAAGGCGATGGAATGGGCCAAATCCGCCATCGACGAGGCTGAGGAATAA